From the Paenibacillus sp. R14(2021) genome, the window TAATAACTTTCCATGCTTGGTACGTGCTGTATTCCGACCTGGAACACTGGCATATTTGATCAGATCCCGGTGATAATATAACGAAATGCTTCCTTCCAGCGTTTACACATTCGCCAATTTCAGCTATAGTGTTAACAGATTTCCAATTCCCATAATCCGTAAATGAGGTGCCTTTACCATTGAATCAGAAATTGTTTTTCACCTTGCTCATCGCTTTATTCGTACTCAGCGGGATTAGCCATTATGCTCATTTCGGGACGATGATCGAATTCATTGTTTCGGCTGCCGCAATCCTCTTCGTAGCCGGCTTTCTCGGAAAAGCAACCGAGAGCGTCTCCCATTATGCCGGACAGCGCCTTGGCGGGTTTCTGAACGCGACCTTCGGCAACGCTGCCGAGCTGATCATCGCAATTTTCCTTGTGCGTGAAGGTCTCTTCGATATGGTAAAAGCAAGCATCACAGGCTCTATTATCGGCAACCTGCTTCTCGTCCTTGGAGCAAGCGTATTTCTCGGCGGGCTGAAATTCAAGGAACAGCGGTTCAACGTACAGCTGGCGAGCCACAATTCGTCACTAATGATTCTAGCCGTTATCGCACTCGGCATTCCGGCAATCTTCATTTCTACCCAGCATTTCTCACCGCATAAGTCGGAGCTGCTTAGCTTGACGATCGCCGTTATCCTAATCATCGCTTATATACTATGGCTTGTGTTCTCCATGATTACGCACAAGGACATGCTCGCGGACGTAGAAGAAACAACGCCTGATCATGGTGAAGAAGCTTCCTGGACCAAATCAACATCCATCTTGTTCCTGCTGCTTGCGACTGTCATGACCGCATTCGTCAGCGAATGGCTGGTCAGCACTTTACATACGTTCACAGCGAAATTCGGCTTCTCCGAAGTCTTTATCGGCGCCTTCCTGATTGCCATCGTCGGTAACGCCGCCGAGCACAGCGCAGCCGTCATTCTCGCGATGAAGAACAAAATCGGCGCAGCTGTGGAAATCGCAGTCGGAAGCAGCCTGCAGATCGCGCTGTTCGTAGCTCCGGTCCTGATTCTCATCAGTACGCTCTTCGGTGAAACCATGGATATTATCTTCACGCCGATCGAGCTGGCAGCCATTGCGGTTTCTGTCTTCATCGCCAAGTCCATCTCCAAAGACGGATCGACGAACTGGTACGAGGGCGCATTGCTCATCATCGTGTACATTATTCTCGGCATTTCGTTCTACCTCGTATAATGGTTACACCGCATAACGAAGAAGACGCTCCCACCTGGAGCGTCTTCTTCGTTATGTAAGAATCCAAAAAAAAAGCAGCTGCGTGATCGGCTGCCACTACATGCTACTTCTCCAAAGCTTCGTACAGCTGAGCCAAATTGCGTTCCAATTTGCTGATAATTTCTTTTCCAGCAAGCTCCGATACAAGTCCTGCACGAATCGCAAAATCGATTTCTCTGGAAAAGCCATATATTTGAGTATCCAGCACTTCTTCGTAGAGCGGACATTGTCTCGTCGTCAAGTTTTCCATTTGTACTTCGATTAACTTCTCGATTTTATTAGCATCCTCGTGAAGGAGATTGAGCGCTTTTTGATGCAAATGAATAAGAACATCGGATGAAGACATCGTACTCCTCCTTGTACATAAGCAGTTCGTCTTTATATTCTTTATATTAGACGAAATCAACCGAATGTACAAGGCTTAAACAAGAAGCGCCTCACCGAATGTTCGGTGAAGCGCTTCCTAAATCAATTAAAAAAAACTATTCGACCACTTGGACGTTTAGATTGTGTTTAGCGAATACGTCAGCCATGGCTGTTTTCGCTTCATCTGCATCCGGACCGTGTACGTGAAGCTCGTAGGAATGTCCGCCGACCAATGTTGTGAAAAGGCCGAGTATGCTTTTGACGTCAATATATTTATTCTCGGCTTGAAGAACGATGGACGACCGGAATTTGTTGGCCGTTTGGGAAATATCTACGATTGCCGCATTATTGGACATGGGAATCCCTCCATTATTTAGTTTGTGCTAGCTGTCATCATCATAACCCGATTTTCTTATTCATACAAGTGTCTTTTATTTCAAATTTTCGGGATTTAACCCTTCTAATTCGGGAATGACGAACCGACCGTCTTTTCGGATCAATACGTCGTCAAAATATACCTCGCCGCCGCCGTATTCCGGTCGTTGAATGAGCACGAGATCCCAGTGAACCGCCGATCTATTGCCGTTATCCGTTATCTCGTAAGCCTGCCCGGGCGTAAAGTGGAGACTGCCCGCGATCTTCTCATCGAATAACGTATCTTTCATCGGATGAAGGATGTACGGGTTGAAGCCCAGGCTGAATTCACCGATATAACGAGCGCCTTCGTCCGTATCCAAAATTTCGTTCAGCTTCTCGGTGTTGCTGCTGGTTGCCTCAACGATCTTGCCGTCTTGGAACGTGAACGTAATATTCTCGAATGTGACGCCGGAGTACACGGAAGGCGTGTTGTAAGCGATCGTGCCCTGAACGGAATTCCGGATCGGGCAGGTGTACACCTCGCCGTCAGGAATATTTCGCTCGCCTGAGCATTTGCTTGCCCCGATTCCCCTGATCGAGAACGTCAAATCCGTACCCGGAGCGGTGATGCGTACGCGGTCCGTTCGCTTCATGAGCGCTTCGAGGGGATCCATCGCTTTATCCATCTTGGCATAATCCAAATTGCATACGTCGAAGTAGAAATCTTCGAACGCCTCCGTGCTCATACTCGCAAGCTGTGCCATGGAATCGTTCGGATAGCGAAGGACGACCCATTTGGTATGCTTGACTCGCTGTTCGGAATGGATCGGATGGCGGTACAGCTTGTCATATAGCTTCATCTTGTCACTCGGGACATCCGCAAGCGCATTGATGTTTTCTCCCGAACGAATCGCTATGTAGCCCTGCATTGCCTGCATCCTCTTCAAATCAAATGAGGCCCACAGCTCGATTTGCTCCTCGGTCGCATTCATCAGCATGGCGCGCAGCACAGAACGATCGCTTGTTTCCACGAAAGGGCGTCCGCCGGCCTTGGCAACCTCTTCAACCAGGCATTTCGCAAGCTCCCGCTCCGAGCCGATCATATCGATAAGAACATTTTCCCCGGGTTGTACGTTGATGGAATAACTCACTAAATTCGCTGCAAGCTTCTGCATGCGTGGATCGCGCATAGTCATACCTCCAAAAAAAATTCGTTTCGTTCTCGTCCATCCTATCATGTTTCACGCGCTGCTGCACGACGGCTATAAATTGCCGCCGTCCGTCCGTTTGAAGGACAGCTTCGTCCGGTGTGATTCCTCGGCGCGCTGTCCTCTTGACGTAAAGTGAAGCAGCGTGTACTCCTCCATAGCAAGCGGCAGCAGCTTCTTACGGTCGATCACAAGCCGATAGGTCGTTTGTACGGTCAAGGTCGATAGCATCGCATTCAGCTCCTCCTTGGATTTCGCGAGTTCTTGCCGCCACGCTTTATCGAGCGATGACGAGCCCTGCGTCTCTGCTTTGACGGCTTGTTTGCTCTGCAGCTTGACGTTTAATTGACCCGGCGTCGTGTTCTCCAGTCGGTCAAATTCGCCGCGAAGCTTATTCGCCCACATGTTTGCAGCTTGCTTCGGGTCGGCGGTGATTCGCAGCACAGCCGTACGACCGCCTGACTTATCAGCCTCCAGCTCTGTTTTCAATGCTGTCGATTCTACCTGGCTCAGCAGCTTAAGCGGATGAAGCCCTTGCGCCAACACCCCTGCATCACTCGCTCTAAGCTGTACATCATCGTGATTCTCGACCGTCCCTTGAAACGTAGTCGCTATGCCCTCGCCGCCTGCACCCATCCCAATGCCTGTCTCACCTGTGAAGGTATACCGGTCCACGCTAGAGAGACCCGATACGCTGAGCGCAAGCAGCTCATGCGGCGACCTATTGTCCGATGCCGAGCCGCAGCTTGCAGACAGTACGCCTAGACAGCAGATCATGATGACTCCCCTTGATTTCATATTCGTATCATCCTCCTGTTCTTCTCCCCATTCAGCTAGCGTCTGTTAGAGCGCCGCCCTTTATGTACCAGCGGCAACAAAAAAAACGACAGCACGTTCGTGCCGTCGTTCCCGCATGTCTTCTATCCGATAAATATACGGTTGCGTCCATTCTTCTTCGCCTCGTACAAAGCCATATCTGCCCTGTAAAATAACGACTCGACGCTGATTTTTTCTTCTTCAAACGTCCATTCCGACAGTCCGCAGGAGACCGTTACCGCCGGATCGGTAAGTTCTTCAACCATGCTTCGTATCCGTTCCGCAATCCGATACGCTTGTGCAGAACGAATATGAGGCAAATAAATCGCCAGCTCCTCGCCGCCCCATCTGGCCGCAATATCGGAATCCCGAATACTGGAACGGATCACGTCGCTCACAATGATTAAAATGCTGTCGCCGATCAAATGCCCGTACGTATCATTAATGCGCTTGAAGTGATCGATATCCACCAAGACAAGCGAGCCGCACGGATCCTTCCGCTGACGCGACTGAATTTGCTCGTTAAGGTAATGGCGGGCATGCAGTCCGGTTAGATTGTCAGTAATGACCATCCGGCGTACTTCGGCATGCAGCGATGCATTGGATATGGCAAGTCCGATATGCGTGGACAGCACCTGGAGCAGCTTGAAATTCTCGTAGGAGAAGAAATTCGGGCTTCTGTGCGATACCATAATGACGCCGATTACTGACGTTCCCGACATCACCGGCGCGGCGATCAGCGACCTCGCGCCTGTACCGTCCATCAGGCTGGAATCCACCGCGCGGGTGGCCCAGTAATCCGATATAATCAAGGGCTCCTTCGAACTGTAGACCATGCCGCAGAACCCGTATTCCGTCGAATAAATCTCATTCGCCGCGGCCGGCACGTTGCTCGCCACGATCTGAAAATTGCTGTTATCCTTGCTGAGCTGCAGCAGATTGCAGTAATCAGCTTTAAAAATATTGAGCAGCTCGCTCATCGCAAATTCGAACACTTCATTCAAACGCAGCGATTGATTCAGCCGCTTCGTCAGCTCGTTAATGAGCTGCAGCTCGGTAATCAGCAAATTGGACTGCTCGAACAGCTTCGCATTCTCGAAGGCGGAGCCTGCCGTATCTGACAGCATCCCGAGCGACCGCAGCTCGGAATCCTCCCAATGCTCGTTGTTGATCGTCATGCTGAGCACGCCATATACCGCTTGTTTACCGCTCATCGGAATCGACAGCTTCGTTATTCCAGCTTCATCTGCATTTACAACGGGCCTTCCCGACAGAAAGGCTTGCGCGTTGCGATCATCCGTGGAATGACGGAGCTGCAGCGGTTTGACCCTGGCATCTCCATTTACGAAATCCTGGGATAAATACAAATTAACATCGGCATGCGGATATAATTTCTCCACATCGTCTAAGAGGACGTTGAGAACGGAATGAACATCGTTCTGATCATGGAGACGCTTCGCCACTTGGAACAAAATATCTCTGCCCTGCGCTTCTTTATCACTGATTTGCTGCTGTTTCATGATTTGGCTTACAGCGCTCAAATCGAATTTGTAATAGAAGATCCCGGCCAGCGCTTGAGCGGCTGCCTGAAGCAGGGCATAGAGTGCTCGGCATTCGCTGCCGTCGAACACCAAGCCGAGCAGCGCAAGATTCGTTTGATCATTCCATCTTGTTTTAATCGGAACGCTTATCTCCTGTTTGCCGGGAAGATCGCCTTCATGCGTATATTCCGACAATACCGTGCCATCCGAGTTTAGAAGCATGATTCTATGACATAGCAGCGGGGACGAAATCTTCGCGGCCCCCAGGTACCATTCTTGAAAAGACGCCTTCAATAAGGCTTCCACCGCTTCGTCGGCCACCGGAAGCTCCTTATGCTTTAACCAATTGACGGGCTGCTGCGTTTCATGGGAGTTGCCAACGATTTGGCCGGCGAGGTTCGTCAAATCGGAGTCCGTTCTTTTCATCCTACGCAGCACCGCCTTTCTTCGCAGTTGTATTCTTTGTCGAAAGCCTGAATCTGTCACTCTACTATACTTGAAATCTAGATTTATTGCACTAACTCCAATAGAAATAAATAGGACTTTAGTATCATTTTATATCAAGAGAATTCGAGACCTCGATCTTATCGCTATTTCACTTGACATTACCCGTTGAATTTATATAATATTTATAGTTGAATACATGGGAGCGGTTTTGTGTCACCCTCAAGAGACTGTCGCTAACGGACTGCGGCTGAACATTCCGGTTAGGCTTTCGTTGCTTGGCAATGAAGCGGAGACAGCACTCGGCGAAACACCCATTTTCAAACATCCCATTTGAAGAAGGAGTTTTACGACACATGTCAAGATATACAGGTCCTAAGTTTAAATTGAGCCGTCGCCTCGGCATCTCCCTTAGCGGAACAGGCAAAGAATTGAAACGCGCTTTCCCTCCTGGTCAACACGGCCCGGGCCAACGCAAAAAAATGAGTGGTTACGGTATTCAATTGCAAGAAAAACAAAAGCTTCGTCATATGTACGGAATGAACGAAAAACAATTCCGCAACCTGTTTGATAAAGCATCGAAACAAAAAGGTATCGCCGGTGAAAACTTCATGGCCCTTCTTGAGAGCCGTCTGGACAACTTGGTATACCGTCTTGGTTTCGCTAACTCCCGTGCAGGCGCACGTCAACTGGTTTCGCACGGTCACGTTACTGTGAACGGCAAAAAAGTCGACATCGCTTCGTACACGGTTTCCATCGGTGATGTAATCGGCCTGCGCGAGCGCAGCCGTACACAAAAATCGATCAAAGAAGCTTTGGAAGGCCGCAACTTCCTTCCAAACTACCTGGAATTCAACGACGCATCGCTTGAAGGTAAGTTCCTTCGTCTTCCTGAGCGCGCTGAGCTTCCGCAAGAGATCGACGAAAAACAAATCGTCGAGTTCTACAGCCGTTAATAAGCAAGAGGTGCAAAGCATATGCTTTGCATCTCTTTTTGCGTTCTACTAGGATTGCGTATCAGTCAGCAGACGCTTCGTCATGTCAGCCGCCGATGCAGACGCTGCGGCAGCCGCTTCAGACGCGCCAATCGCTCCTTCAATTGCCGATGCAGCTGTTGATTTTGAAGTAAGTCCTCTTACGAAAGCGTTCAGGTCAATGCCGGAAACGCTCTTCAGCATCTCTGGAGCCGTCGCCATAAGCGACGTGACATAATTGCTGAGGCGTGCCGCCCCTTCGCCATGGCCGGTATCCACGACCGTCAGTTTATCTATTGCTCCAATCGGCGCTGCCACTTTGCCGGCAAGCTCGGGAAGCATCTTCACGATGATGTCGAGAACCGCCGCTTCGCCGAACAACTCGAACGCGCGGGCAAGCTTTTCTTTTGCCTCGGCCTCTGCAAGACCGCGCAGTCGGATGACATCGGCCTCCGCCGTTCCTTTGGCGCGTTCGGCATCCGCGATTGCCAAGCCGTCCAGCCGTTTCTGCTCTGCATTTGCTTTCGCTTCCGCTTCGATCTGGTACTGTGCGGCGTCGGCTTCACGCATCCGCTTTGCTTTATCCGCTTCCGCCGCCTGCTCGACCGCATAGCGGTCCGCATCCGCTTTCTTCTTTACTTCCGCGTCATACTGCTTCTCGCGTCGCAGAATTTCTCTGCCCTCGAGGTCGATCTCCCGCTCCTTGCGGACGAGTTCGACCTGCATCTGCTCTTCAACCACCCTTTGCTTCGCGCGGGCCTCCTGAATTGCGTACGCTTGGTCCGCTTCTGCTTTCGCCGAATCCTGTTCCTTCTTGAAGGAAGCGACCTTCAGTTCCTTATCCTTCGAAGCTTCAGCGAGGTTCGTATCCCGGAGCAGTTCGGCCTTCTGCCCTTCCTCTTCGGCTCTAGCCTTCTGAATCCGGGAATCCCGTACGGCTTCCGCCTCGGCAATGTCTGCGTCCCGCTTGACGGCTGCGATTCTCGGCTTGCCGAGCGCGTCGAGATATCCATGCTTGTCGCGCAGGTCCTTGATCGTGAACGACACGATCTGCAAGCCCATTTTCTTCAGATCCCGCGCCGCGACGCCCTGCACTTCCTGTGCGAATTTATCCCTGTTGCGGTACACTTCCTCCACGGTCATGGAACCTAATATAGCGCGCAGATGACCTTCTAGTACCTCTTGCGCTTCCATCTTCAGCGATTCCGTCGGTTTGCCGAGGAACTGCTCTGCAGCCGTTGCTACGTCTTCAACCGCACCGCCGATTTTAATGATGGCAACGCCATCGCAAATGACAGGAACACCTTGTTCCGTGTACACTTCGGGCGTTGAGACATCCAGCTTATGCGATAACAGCGACAGAAAGTCCGCTTTCTGAAATATCGGAAGTATGAAAGCACCTCCGCCTCGGACGATTTTGTTCTTGCGTCCGGAATCGTCGGACGTGATGTTCCGGCTTCCCAGGAACGAGCCCGTGACGATCATCGCTTTGTCCGGTCCCACCGTCCGATATCTAGCCCAGAAGGCCAAGCCAAGCACGACCAATACGCCGACAACCGCAGCAGGAATAACAAGATAATCTGGCATCATGTACACGTTCTCCTCTCGTTTTTACAATTCGAGCTCCAGCTTGGATACGAGGAGCGTATGTGCGTCGATTCGAACTACGACAACACGGGTGCCCAATGGAATCAAGACGCCATCAAAGCTTGCCGCAATGTGATAGGTGAGACCGGCTAAGACTTTAACGGATACTTCGCCGAAGCCTGCAGCAGGGATGGGGACAGTAACTTCGCCGATTGCGCCGTTCAACTCCTGCATAGAGTAACCCGTCGAATTCTCGCTTCTCTCCATCGGCCTAACATAGAGGATGTAGATGCCGGCCGCCGCCATGCAGCCGCACAGAATCGCAAGCAAGATAACGATTGCGTTCCCAAGCGAGGTATGATGTTCCAACAGCAGCCCTGCTCCGCCGAAGACGGTAATACCGCCTACGATTGCCATCGGCTGCAGGATGGGATGACCATCCAGTGACAGGAAATCCAGCATTCCATCCAGCGCCAAGCTGAGCCAATCCCCCAAAACAACACTTACGACCGCAAATAAAATTCCACCGATCAGACAGCCTAAAAATACGCCTTCCAGAACCCTCCCTCCTCTCCTGTATCAAATTCCAATAATTTGAAGCGCATCCGGTATTTATTACGCCGCTCCTGCACTAAAGTTTCGCTAGCGAAAATCGTAACTGAACCTGCCGTATCGACGATTCATTCCGAACGCAAATCATCTGCGATGACTTACGAGACAACACCTTATTTGGTGTAAGCTCATAAACGCGGTACCATGCGGCATAATCGGACGACCGGTTTCACCGCCAACAGAAAGAAGCCTGCCGGCGCAGCGGTGCGCACAGCAAGCTTCTCGGCGGCTATTGTTAACGGAGCACGATTCTCGCGAATTTACGTTTGCCGACTTGAATAATGTCGCCGTCCGCGGGTGCAATCTCGGCCGTCCAATCTTCTACCTTCTCTTCGTTGATGCGAACGGCCCCCTGCTCGACGCTGCGTTTCGCTTCGCTGCTGGATGCCTGAAGAGCGAGCGTCGTAAGAAGCCTCAGAATGCCGATTGACCCGCCGTCCAAATCCGCCGGAGACAGAACGACCTCCTGGATGTCGCCTGGCAGCGCACGCTTCTGGAACACGGTAATAAAATGCTGCTCTGCAGCCGCCGCGGCCTCTTCGCCGTGGTACATGCGAACGAACGTGCGGGCAAGCTCCATCTTCACATCGCGCGGATGCAGACTTCCGTCTTCGATTCCGGTCCGCAGCGCCAGCAGCTCGTCGTCACCGAGATCCGTCGCAAGCTCGTAGTATTTGAACATCAGCCCGTCTGGAATGGACATCGATTTGCCGTAAATTTGGTTCGCTTCTTCGTCGATGCCGATATAATTGCCGAGGCTCTTGCTCATTTTGCTGACGCCGTCCAAGCCTTCGATGAGCGGTGTCATGATTGCGGCTTGTGCGGATTTGCCGTACTCCTTCTGCAGCGTGCGGCCCATGAGCAGATTGAACTTCTGGTCTGTTCCGCCAAGCTCTACGTCGCTCTCCAGCGCTACGGAATCATAGCCCTGCATCAGCGGGTAGAAGAATTCATGGATGCTGATCGGCTGTCCCGTCTGATACCGCTTCGTAAAATCATCCCGCTCCAGCATACGCGCAACCGTGACTTTGGCAGAGAGTGCTACCACATCCGCGAAGTTGAGCGGGCTAAGCCATTCGGAATTGTAATAAACCGTCGTCTTCGCCGGATCGAGCAGTTTGTAAATTTGCTTCTTGTACGTCTCCGCATTGCGTTTCACGTCTTCCTCGGTCAGCTGTCTGCGCGTCTCCGATTTCCCTGTCGGATCGCCGATCCGGCCCGTAAAATCACCGATAATGAGCTGCACCTCATGTCCGAGCTGCTGGAATTGTCTCAGCTTATGAAGGACGACCGTATGTCCAACATGAATGTCCGGTGCCGAAGGATCAAGCCCCAGCTTTACTTTTAGCGGCTTGCCTGCAGCCACGGATTGAACAACCTTTGCTTTCAGTTCTTCTTCAGGCACGATTTCAACGACGCCGCGGCGGATGACTTCCATTTGGCGTTCAACTTCCCGCTGCTGCGCGGCACTTAACTGCTCCCATTTCACCATACTGGCACCACTCCTGTCCGGAAAATAAAAAAATCCCTCTCGTCCTCAAGGGACGAGAAGGATTTGCTCGCGGTACCACCCTCGTTAGAGCCGCCGGCGCTGCGCACGATGTACACAGCATGACCGCCAATACGGCTCTCACTTCATTAGATAACGGATATCATCCGGAAACAGACTACTTGCGTGCTTTCCCGTTACAGAGGAAGCGCGGTTCGTCCGATCAGCTCAAGGCGGTAATTCGAATTGCGGCACGTACCGGTTTGCACCACCACCGGCTCTCTGAAATCGCCCCTCCGCAGCTCTACTGAAGCCTGTCAATGCGTTCACATATTCACTTTTCTTGTTACCACTTATAACACAAGAGACGGTTTGTAGTCAACGGGCACAGGAACCAAGATTGGAGAATTAGGAGATTATGGAGATGGTTGGGTATATTCGTCGGTCACCTACTCCAAATTCTCTGGTGATTTATGCTATAATAACTCTGTTAATTCGGAGGAGGCTAATCATCGTATGGATCAAGACCGTCAACAGAAAACAAAAGGATACAGCAAATGGCGGACTTTTGGTATCGTGACGCTCGTAACGTTCAAATGGCTATTTATTTTCGGGATATTGATCGGATTGTTTGCCGGAGCAGCCGTTGCTGGCTACGTGGCATCCTTCGTCAAAGACGATCCTATTCGCCCGCGCACAGAGATCGAAGCCAAGATCAACGAGAATGCGATTACGGGCTTTGTCTACTTTAATGATGGACAAACGCCAGTCGGTCAGCTGCGGACCGAAGAAGACCGCCGATTGATCAAGCGGAACGACATTCCGCAACAGGTCGTCAATGCCGTTCTCGCGACGGAGGACAATAATTTCTATAAACATATCGGCGTCGATTTCAACGGTCTTGCGCGTGCCGTCAAGCAGAAGCTGCTGAACGAAGATACGCAAACCGGCGGAAGCACGCTTACCCAGCAGCTGGCCCGTCAAGTATTTCTCACGCTGGACAAGACGGACAGCCGTAAAGCTAAGGAAATCTTCCTCTCGCTGCGTCTCGAGCGCTTCATGACGAAGGACGAGATTCTGACAGCCTACCTTAATAAAGTACAGTTCGGGACAGGCAACAGCGGTTACAACCTGTATGGCATTAAAGCCGCAGCCAAAGGGATTTTCAACATTACGGATTTGAGCCAGCTCAATATTGCGCAATCCGCCTATCTGGCCGGCTTGCCTCAGCGCCCATCTGCGTATACCGCATTTACCAGCAAAGGCAAGTTTAATCCGTCCGGCTTCAAGCTGGCCGTCGACCGGCAGCATATCGTGCTTATGCGCATGCTGCAGACAGCCCGTATCAGCCCCGAGCAGTATAACGAAGCCATGAGCTTCGATATTAAGAATTCACTTGCAAAGCCAACCGAGAAGGCATACTCGACATTCCCCTTCCTCATGCTTGAATCAGAGCGGCAAGCGGCAGAAATTCTGCTCATGCAGAAGGATCCAAATCTAAGCCAAGAAGACGTAAGGAAGAAAGAGAATGCACCGCTGCTTGAAGATGCGCGCGAGCATCTGCTGCGGGGCGGCTATCATATTTACACGACCATTGATAAAAAGGTATACAATTCCATGCATAAAGTCGGCGCCGATCCTAACAACTTCGATTCGGACAGCAAAGAGAAAGGGATGGAGCAGACCGGAGCCATCATGTTGGATCATAAGACAGGCGCTATTCTAGGCATGCTGGAAGGCCGCGATTTCTATACGGAGCAGCTCAACCACGCCACGCAGATGACGCGTCAGCCCGGGTCCACGATGAAGCCGATCGCCGCGTATTTGCCGGCCATCGACAAAGGACTCATTCAACCGGCAAGCGTCATCGATGATTCGCCAATTGTCATGAAAGATGGTCAGAAGGGCTTCCATATTCCGATGAACGTTACGAAGAAGTTCTACGGTCTGGTAACAGCCCGCGACGCGCTCAATCGTTCTCTGAACATTCCGGCACTCAAAATCTTCAATCAGAAGGTCACGATTCCGGAAGCATGGAAATTCGCCCGCAAGCTCGGCATTACGTCCATCAAGCCGGAAGACGAATATGCGCAAACCGGCGTAATCGGGGGCCTCAGCATCGGCGTTTCCGTCGAAGAGCTCACGAACGCATACGGCGCAATTGCAAATAACGGCGTATTCAACGACGCCTATATGATCAGCAAAATTACCGATGCCGACGGAAATGTCGTCTACGAGCACGAAGCCAAGCCGCTTCGCGCGTTCTCGGAGCAAACCGCATTCCTGATGACGGATATGCTGCGCACCGTCATTTCGGATCCGCGTGGATCCGGTCACAGCATTATGTCGCTGTTCAAGAATTACGGCAAAGTTCCAGTCGTCGGCAAAACAGGTTCCACGCAAAGCTACGGCGATGTCTGGTTCATGGGCTTCTCGCCGGACATTACGCTTGGCGTATGGGTTGGTTACGAGAAACAGATTTACTCCCTCTCCAAGGAAGGAAGAAACCGCGCCCGGATCGTCTGGTCTCAAATCATGAACGAGGTTACAGCCGAGCGGCCGGAGTTATTCAAGACCAAACATTTTACGATGCCATCAGGTATCGTAAAATCAACCGTATCCAGTGTGAGCGGCAAGCTGCCAACAAGTCTTACCCGCAGCGAGGGCAAGCTGGTAACGGATTGGTTCAACCGTAAATTCCTGCCGAAGGATTCTGACGACGCACTGGTCAAAATGGCCGTCATTTCCTATAACGGCGTAAACTATATTCCGCAGCCGACAACGCCTTCAGATATGGTCAAGGAGCAGACCGTTGTTAAACGGGAGAAACCGCTGGATGAGCTTATGCAGGAAATCGAAGCCGCACAGGCCAAGCTTCCGCAAGACAGCCGCAAGC encodes:
- a CDS encoding aminopeptidase, with translation MRDPRMQKLAANLVSYSINVQPGENVLIDMIGSERELAKCLVEEVAKAGGRPFVETSDRSVLRAMLMNATEEQIELWASFDLKRMQAMQGYIAIRSGENINALADVPSDKMKLYDKLYRHPIHSEQRVKHTKWVVLRYPNDSMAQLASMSTEAFEDFYFDVCNLDYAKMDKAMDPLEALMKRTDRVRITAPGTDLTFSIRGIGASKCSGERNIPDGEVYTCPIRNSVQGTIAYNTPSVYSGVTFENITFTFQDGKIVEATSSNTEKLNEILDTDEGARYIGEFSLGFNPYILHPMKDTLFDEKIAGSLHFTPGQAYEITDNGNRSAVHWDLVLIQRPEYGGGEVYFDDVLIRKDGRFVIPELEGLNPENLK
- a CDS encoding sensor domain-containing diguanylate cyclase produces the protein MKRTDSDLTNLAGQIVGNSHETQQPVNWLKHKELPVADEAVEALLKASFQEWYLGAAKISSPLLCHRIMLLNSDGTVLSEYTHEGDLPGKQEISVPIKTRWNDQTNLALLGLVFDGSECRALYALLQAAAQALAGIFYYKFDLSAVSQIMKQQQISDKEAQGRDILFQVAKRLHDQNDVHSVLNVLLDDVEKLYPHADVNLYLSQDFVNGDARVKPLQLRHSTDDRNAQAFLSGRPVVNADEAGITKLSIPMSGKQAVYGVLSMTINNEHWEDSELRSLGMLSDTAGSAFENAKLFEQSNLLITELQLINELTKRLNQSLRLNEVFEFAMSELLNIFKADYCNLLQLSKDNSNFQIVASNVPAAANEIYSTEYGFCGMVYSSKEPLIISDYWATRAVDSSLMDGTGARSLIAAPVMSGTSVIGVIMVSHRSPNFFSYENFKLLQVLSTHIGLAISNASLHAEVRRMVITDNLTGLHARHYLNEQIQSRQRKDPCGSLVLVDIDHFKRINDTYGHLIGDSILIIVSDVIRSSIRDSDIAARWGGEELAIYLPHIRSAQAYRIAERIRSMVEELTDPAVTVSCGLSEWTFEEEKISVESLFYRADMALYEAKKNGRNRIFIG
- the cax gene encoding calcium/proton exchanger, giving the protein MNQKLFFTLLIALFVLSGISHYAHFGTMIEFIVSAAAILFVAGFLGKATESVSHYAGQRLGGFLNATFGNAAELIIAIFLVREGLFDMVKASITGSIIGNLLLVLGASVFLGGLKFKEQRFNVQLASHNSSLMILAVIALGIPAIFISTQHFSPHKSELLSLTIAVILIIAYILWLVFSMITHKDMLADVEETTPDHGEEASWTKSTSILFLLLATVMTAFVSEWLVSTLHTFTAKFGFSEVFIGAFLIAIVGNAAEHSAAVILAMKNKIGAAVEIAVGSSLQIALFVAPVLILISTLFGETMDIIFTPIELAAIAVSVFIAKSISKDGSTNWYEGALLIIVYIILGISFYLV
- a CDS encoding YlaN family protein produces the protein MSSSDVLIHLHQKALNLLHEDANKIEKLIEVQMENLTTRQCPLYEEVLDTQIYGFSREIDFAIRAGLVSELAGKEIISKLERNLAQLYEALEK
- a CDS encoding HPr family phosphocarrier protein yields the protein MSNNAAIVDISQTANKFRSSIVLQAENKYIDVKSILGLFTTLVGGHSYELHVHGPDADEAKTAMADVFAKHNLNVQVVE
- the rpsD gene encoding 30S ribosomal protein S4, whose protein sequence is MSRYTGPKFKLSRRLGISLSGTGKELKRAFPPGQHGPGQRKKMSGYGIQLQEKQKLRHMYGMNEKQFRNLFDKASKQKGIAGENFMALLESRLDNLVYRLGFANSRAGARQLVSHGHVTVNGKKVDIASYTVSIGDVIGLRERSRTQKSIKEALEGRNFLPNYLEFNDASLEGKFLRLPERAELPQEIDEKQIVEFYSR